One Thermus hydrothermalis genomic region harbors:
- a CDS encoding CoA-binding protein produces the protein MEDAALRAYLEKARTIAVLGAHKDPSRPAHYVPRYLWERGYRILPVNPRFAGEVLFGEKVAASLGELSEGVDLLDVFRPPSALMGHLEEILALRPGLVWLQSGIRHPAFEEALKGAGIPVVADRCLMVEHKRLFRGPIPLP, from the coding sequence ATGGAGGACGCGGCCTTGCGGGCTTACCTGGAGAAGGCCCGGACCATCGCCGTCCTGGGCGCCCACAAGGACCCTTCCCGCCCCGCCCACTACGTGCCCAGGTACCTGTGGGAGAGGGGCTACCGCATCCTGCCCGTAAACCCCCGCTTCGCCGGGGAGGTGCTCTTTGGGGAAAAGGTGGCGGCGAGCCTAGGGGAGCTTTCGGAGGGCGTGGACCTTCTGGACGTCTTCCGCCCCCCTTCCGCCCTCATGGGGCACCTGGAGGAAATCCTGGCCCTGAGGCCCGGCCTCGTCTGGCTCCAGTCCGGCATCCGCCACCCGGCCTTTGAGGAGGCCCTGAAGGGGGCCGGCATACCCGTGGTGGCGGACCGCTGCCTCATGGTGGAGCACAAGCGCCTCTTTAGGGGCCCCATTCCCTTGCCGTGA
- a CDS encoding A/G-specific adenine glycosylase: protein MRLQEVLLAWYRENARSLPWRGEKDPYRILVSEVLLQQTRVAQAIPYYHRFLARFPTLKALREAPLEEVLKAWQGAGYYRRAENLHRLAQAVEALPKSFAELQKLPGLGPYTAAAVASLAFGERVAAVDGNVRRVLSRLFARESPSPKELLALAGGLLPEGEDPGEWNQALMELGATVCLPRKPLCPACPLKAFCQGQGAWERYPRPRRREVPEERLAALVLWGEGGVYLERLSGRFRGLYGVPLFPEEELGARAQAFGVAPRYLAEVRHALTHRRLRVKVYGALWEGVGEDPKARPLPKLVEKVLGKALPLLAHAGVVPFPDAKPHGVEPR, encoded by the coding sequence GTGAGGCTTCAGGAGGTCCTCCTCGCCTGGTACCGGGAAAACGCCCGCTCCCTGCCCTGGCGGGGGGAGAAGGACCCCTACCGCATCCTGGTTTCCGAGGTCCTCCTGCAACAGACCCGGGTGGCCCAGGCCATCCCCTACTACCACCGCTTTTTGGCCCGTTTCCCCACCCTAAAGGCCTTGCGGGAAGCGCCTTTGGAGGAGGTCCTCAAGGCGTGGCAGGGGGCAGGGTATTACCGCCGGGCGGAGAACCTTCACCGCTTGGCCCAAGCGGTGGAGGCCCTTCCCAAAAGCTTCGCCGAGCTCCAGAAGCTTCCCGGCCTAGGCCCCTACACGGCGGCGGCGGTGGCCTCCCTGGCCTTTGGGGAGCGGGTGGCGGCGGTGGACGGGAACGTGCGCCGGGTGCTCTCCCGCCTCTTCGCCCGGGAAAGCCCTTCCCCAAAGGAGCTCTTGGCCCTGGCGGGGGGGCTTCTCCCCGAGGGGGAGGACCCCGGGGAGTGGAACCAGGCCCTCATGGAGCTTGGGGCCACGGTCTGCCTTCCCCGGAAACCCCTTTGCCCCGCCTGCCCCCTAAAGGCCTTCTGCCAGGGCCAGGGGGCTTGGGAGCGCTACCCGAGGCCGAGGCGGCGGGAAGTGCCGGAGGAGCGGCTTGCCGCCTTGGTCCTTTGGGGCGAAGGGGGCGTCTATTTGGAGCGGCTTTCGGGGCGTTTCCGGGGGCTTTACGGGGTCCCCCTTTTCCCGGAGGAGGAGCTTGGGGCTAGGGCCCAGGCCTTTGGCGTGGCCCCCCGGTACCTCGCCGAGGTGCGCCACGCCCTCACCCACCGGCGGCTTCGGGTAAAGGTCTACGGGGCCCTTTGGGAAGGGGTGGGGGAGGACCCCAAGGCGAGGCCCCTACCCAAGCTCGTGGAGAAGGTGCTGGGCAAGGCGCTTCCCCTCCTCGCTCATGCGGGCGTAGTCCCCTTCCCCGACGCAAAGCCCCACGGCGTAGAGCCCCGCTAG
- a CDS encoding FAD-dependent oxidoreductase, whose product MRRYQVLIVGAGFAGAEAAWHLARAGVEVGLLTQSLDSVMMPFLPPKPPFPPESLLEKAYDPKDERVWAFHARAKYLLEAEPRLHLFQATATDLLLEGGRAVGVRTWEGPPALAERVVLAVGSFLGARLFLGEVEEEAGRLSEASYPDLFEALRALGFRFVEREGAVPETPTTPGYRVRYHAFHPEEWEAETFRLKRLAGLYAVGLCVGEGDYARMSEEGKRLAQHLLHELG is encoded by the coding sequence ATGCGCCGCTATCAGGTTCTCATCGTGGGGGCGGGGTTCGCCGGGGCCGAGGCCGCCTGGCACCTGGCCCGGGCCGGGGTGGAGGTGGGCCTCCTCACCCAGAGCCTGGACTCGGTGATGATGCCCTTCCTTCCCCCAAAGCCCCCTTTTCCCCCAGAAAGCCTCCTGGAAAAGGCCTACGACCCTAAGGACGAGCGGGTCTGGGCCTTCCACGCCCGGGCCAAGTACCTCCTCGAGGCCGAACCCCGCCTCCACCTCTTCCAGGCCACGGCCACGGACCTCCTCCTGGAGGGAGGGCGGGCGGTGGGGGTGCGGACCTGGGAGGGCCCCCCGGCCCTGGCCGAGCGGGTGGTCCTCGCCGTGGGAAGCTTCCTCGGGGCCCGGCTTTTCCTGGGGGAGGTGGAGGAGGAGGCGGGAAGGCTCTCCGAGGCCAGCTACCCCGACCTCTTTGAGGCGCTTAGGGCCCTGGGCTTCCGCTTCGTGGAAAGGGAGGGCGCGGTCCCGGAAACCCCCACCACCCCCGGCTACCGGGTGCGCTACCACGCCTTCCACCCGGAGGAGTGGGAAGCGGAAACCTTCCGGCTCAAGCGCCTAGCGGGGCTCTACGCCGTGGGGCTTTGCGTCGGGGAAGGGGACTACGCCCGCATGAGCGAGGAGGGGAAGCGCCTTGCCCAGCACCTTCTCCACGAGCTTGGGTAG